A stretch of the Desulforamulus ferrireducens genome encodes the following:
- the truA gene encoding tRNA pseudouridine(38-40) synthase TruA — protein MKNLKLTVAYDGTNFHGFQEQRGTGLRTVQEVLETTLSKVAQRPIQIIGAGRTDAGVHAQGQVVNFRSDYWPIPTAKIHLALNTQLPEDLRVVQAEEVPLDFHARYWAKTKTYRYSIYHHRVMSPLHRLYCYHEPRQLDIAAMQESCQYLLGTHDFKCFQAQGSPVQDTVRTIYRAELIEEKPIIQLYLKGNGFLYNMVRIITGTLINIGLGKNKPEDMAKIIAGRNRVLAGTTVPPQGLCMMEVEY, from the coding sequence ATGAAGAATCTAAAACTTACCGTGGCCTATGATGGCACTAATTTTCATGGCTTTCAGGAGCAGCGCGGCACAGGCCTCCGTACGGTGCAGGAAGTTCTGGAAACAACTCTAAGTAAAGTGGCGCAAAGACCGATCCAAATCATTGGAGCAGGACGAACCGATGCCGGAGTTCATGCCCAGGGGCAAGTGGTGAACTTTCGCAGTGATTACTGGCCGATACCTACGGCTAAAATACACCTGGCCTTAAATACCCAGCTGCCTGAGGATCTGAGAGTTGTTCAGGCAGAGGAAGTGCCTTTGGACTTCCATGCCAGATATTGGGCCAAAACGAAAACCTATCGTTACTCCATTTACCACCATCGGGTAATGTCACCTCTCCATCGTCTTTACTGTTACCATGAACCAAGGCAATTGGATATAGCGGCGATGCAGGAAAGCTGTCAATATCTCCTGGGTACCCATGACTTTAAGTGCTTTCAGGCCCAGGGTTCACCGGTACAGGATACCGTCAGGACAATTTACCGGGCTGAATTAATTGAGGAAAAACCCATTATCCAGCTGTATCTCAAGGGAAATGGTTTTTTATATAATATGGTGAGGATTATTACCGGCACACTAATTAACATAGGGCTGGGCAAAAATAAACCGGAAGATATGGCCAAGATTATTGCCGGAAGAAATCGGGTTTTAGCGGGGACAACAGTTCCCCCTCAGGGCTTGTGTATGATGGAAGTGGAGTACTAA
- the rplM gene encoding 50S ribosomal protein L13, whose amino-acid sequence MKTTFMAKPADIQRKWFVIDAAGKPLGRVATEAARILRGKHTPMYTPHVDTGDHVIVINAAKVVLTGKKLDQKMYTRHSGYPGGLKQIPYRKMMEKRSELIVEKAIKGMLPHNRLGEQQAKKLKVYEGSEHPHQAQKPEVWNF is encoded by the coding sequence ATGAAGACTACATTCATGGCCAAGCCAGCTGATATACAGCGCAAGTGGTTCGTCATCGATGCTGCAGGAAAGCCCCTTGGTCGTGTGGCTACTGAAGCCGCTCGCATTTTACGTGGGAAGCACACTCCAATGTACACCCCCCACGTAGATACAGGTGACCATGTAATTGTTATTAATGCTGCTAAGGTAGTTCTTACCGGTAAAAAGCTGGATCAAAAGATGTACACCCGGCACAGTGGTTATCCCGGTGGGTTAAAGCAAATTCCCTACCGTAAAATGATGGAAAAACGCTCTGAACTGATTGTGGAAAAAGCTATCAAAGGAATGTTACCCCATAATCGTTTGGGTGAACAACAAGCCAAAAAGCTCAAAGTATACGAAGGTAGCGAACATCCCCATCAGGCTCAAAAGCCGGAAGTATGGAATTTTTAA
- a CDS encoding flagellar hook-length control protein FliK → MIDRVMSILFRSSENMRVTPSKQVDKINQNPFTLEQNLAATATKEASKIKRPHDAKPTDLPQLDRQEQPPYVPLPLRTPLYKDAKFYWKLRDLSAKVQANGEAKVIFSVNTTNLGLLWFTLSTQENKHLSVQCITETSALADIFRSSAELLQRELTEVGYESVLVSCRMQPGIRSIADLDPEFVDGTSALLNIKV, encoded by the coding sequence ATGATTGATCGGGTAATGTCAATCTTGTTTAGGTCCTCAGAAAATATGCGGGTAACTCCCAGCAAACAAGTAGATAAGATAAATCAAAATCCCTTTACTCTCGAACAAAATTTAGCTGCCACTGCCACTAAGGAAGCAAGTAAAATAAAACGTCCCCATGATGCCAAACCCACCGATTTGCCACAACTGGACCGTCAGGAACAGCCTCCTTATGTTCCACTCCCTCTGCGCACACCACTTTACAAAGATGCCAAATTTTATTGGAAACTAAGGGATCTATCAGCCAAGGTACAAGCAAATGGCGAGGCGAAAGTTATTTTTAGTGTCAACACAACAAATCTCGGCCTGTTGTGGTTTACTCTCTCCACCCAGGAAAATAAGCACTTATCTGTGCAATGCATTACGGAAACCAGTGCCCTGGCGGATATTTTTCGCAGTAGTGCGGAGCTACTACAAAGGGAATTGACAGAAGTGGGTTATGAAAGTGTTCTTGTCTCCTGCCGGATGCAGCCTGGTATCCGCAGTATCGCTGATTTGGACCCTGAATTTGTTGATGGGACCAGCGCTTTATTAAACATCAAGGTGTAA
- the argC gene encoding N-acetyl-gamma-glutamyl-phosphate reductase, producing MVKVGVVGATGYAGAELVRLLARHPQVTLEVLTSQSYAGKAMWEVFPHFYGVVENKLEELNTAELVARCDVIFTALPHGHAMPIAQEVTRQGKKLIDLGADFRLKDVATYQQWYKTEHTATALLDGAVYGLPELHREKIKHSAIVANPGCYPTCTILGLAPLLTNQLIDPATIIVDAKSGVSGAGRGLSLKTHFTETTNNFQAYGVATHRHTPEMEQELTALADTTITINFTPHLTPMIRGILSTIYAQMTRQMSSAELTEIYRDFYQGETFVRVLPAGMYPATKNVAGSNYCDLSVTVDPRTGRVIVLSAIDNLIKGAAGQAVQNLNVLLGCPENTGLDFVGIYP from the coding sequence ATGGTAAAAGTAGGAGTGGTTGGAGCAACGGGTTATGCAGGGGCGGAACTGGTGCGACTGCTCGCCCGCCATCCGCAGGTTACCTTAGAGGTATTGACATCCCAGAGCTATGCCGGTAAGGCCATGTGGGAAGTGTTTCCCCATTTTTACGGTGTAGTAGAAAATAAACTGGAGGAATTAAACACAGCGGAACTGGTAGCCCGCTGTGATGTGATTTTTACAGCGCTGCCCCACGGTCATGCCATGCCTATAGCCCAGGAGGTTACGCGCCAGGGGAAAAAATTAATTGATCTGGGGGCGGATTTTCGACTTAAAGATGTGGCTACCTACCAGCAATGGTATAAAACCGAACATACAGCGACTGCTCTTTTAGACGGGGCGGTATACGGCCTCCCGGAACTGCACCGGGAGAAAATAAAGCATAGTGCCATTGTGGCCAATCCCGGCTGTTATCCCACCTGCACCATCCTGGGGCTGGCCCCGCTGTTAACAAATCAATTAATTGATCCGGCAACCATTATTGTGGATGCCAAGTCGGGGGTATCCGGGGCGGGCCGGGGTTTGAGCCTGAAAACCCACTTCACCGAAACCACCAATAATTTTCAAGCCTACGGTGTGGCAACCCACCGCCATACGCCGGAAATGGAGCAGGAACTAACCGCCTTAGCCGATACAACAATTACCATTAATTTTACCCCCCATTTAACACCCATGATTAGGGGGATATTAAGTACCATCTATGCCCAAATGACCCGCCAGATGAGCAGTGCAGAGCTTACGGAAATTTACCGTGACTTTTATCAAGGGGAAACCTTTGTGCGAGTGCTGCCCGCCGGTATGTACCCGGCCACCAAAAATGTGGCAGGTTCAAACTACTGTGATTTGTCAGTGACGGTGGACCCACGCACAGGTCGCGTGATTGTACTTTCGGCCATTGATAACTTAATTAAGGGTGCCGCGGGCCAGGCTGTGCAAAACCTTAATGTCCTGTTGGGTTGCCCGGAAAATACCGGTTTAGACTTTGTCGGCATTTACCCGTAG
- the amrA gene encoding AmmeMemoRadiSam system protein A, with protein MSIVFCGIMPHPPIAVPEVGGAESDMIKATCEAMVELGRRIKESGAETLVMISPHATVFGDAIAINALPSTRGDLAAFRAPQVVLSYRYDQELGREITWQAEDLAVPVAEIDQKLADRLKVSLELDHGFLVPLYFLQQAGLKLPLVPCSMGLFPPEKLYAFGLAVKQAAEATKKKVAVIASGDLSHRLTADAPAGYDPKGREFDQAIADHIKSLDVMGLINLDEDLCRRAGECGLRPITMMLGALDGLAAKSEVLSYEGTFGVGYLVAALQPSGVDNQRQLLARLQQEKKKIREQLRSKESYLVQVARQSLESYLRGQWKKPESYQVPEEFAGQAGTFVSFKKQGHLRGCIGTTAPTRPNVVQEVAYNAVSAGTRDPRFYPIRLDELDELTVSVDVLLPPEPITSIDQLDVKKYGVIVRRGERSGLLLPDLEGVDTPQQQVGIAKQKAGIGPTEEVQLERFEVVRYV; from the coding sequence ATGTCCATTGTATTCTGCGGCATTATGCCCCATCCACCCATTGCGGTACCGGAAGTAGGTGGGGCGGAGTCTGATATGATCAAGGCTACCTGTGAAGCTATGGTAGAGTTGGGACGGCGGATTAAAGAAAGTGGGGCGGAGACTCTGGTCATGATTTCTCCCCATGCCACGGTGTTTGGTGATGCCATTGCCATCAATGCTTTGCCCTCAACCAGGGGTGATTTGGCAGCTTTCCGAGCACCCCAGGTGGTTCTTTCCTACCGCTACGATCAGGAACTGGGTCGGGAAATTACTTGGCAAGCAGAAGACTTGGCTGTACCTGTGGCGGAAATTGATCAGAAACTGGCGGACAGGCTTAAGGTAAGCCTGGAATTGGATCATGGTTTTCTGGTGCCCTTATATTTCCTGCAGCAGGCCGGGCTTAAATTACCACTGGTTCCTTGCTCCATGGGATTATTTCCGCCGGAAAAACTATATGCCTTTGGCCTGGCCGTCAAACAGGCGGCTGAAGCTACCAAGAAAAAAGTGGCGGTTATTGCCAGCGGCGATCTTTCCCACCGGTTAACGGCGGATGCCCCGGCAGGCTATGATCCCAAGGGGCGGGAATTTGACCAGGCCATTGCGGACCATATTAAATCCCTGGATGTGATGGGTTTAATTAACCTGGATGAGGACCTCTGCCGGCGGGCAGGGGAATGTGGCCTGCGGCCTATTACCATGATGCTGGGAGCCTTAGACGGTTTGGCGGCAAAGAGTGAAGTTTTATCCTACGAGGGGACCTTTGGGGTTGGTTATCTGGTGGCTGCCCTGCAACCCAGCGGGGTGGATAACCAGCGTCAGCTCCTGGCTCGCCTACAGCAAGAAAAAAAGAAGATAAGGGAACAATTAAGGAGCAAAGAAAGCTATCTGGTTCAAGTAGCCCGCCAAAGTTTGGAAAGCTACCTGCGGGGTCAGTGGAAGAAACCGGAAAGCTACCAGGTACCCGAGGAATTTGCCGGGCAGGCGGGCACCTTTGTGTCCTTTAAAAAGCAGGGGCATCTCAGGGGTTGTATCGGAACCACCGCCCCCACCCGCCCTAATGTGGTGCAAGAGGTGGCTTATAATGCCGTCAGTGCCGGCACCCGTGACCCCCGTTTTTACCCCATTCGTTTGGATGAACTGGATGAACTAACAGTTTCTGTGGATGTGCTTTTACCACCGGAACCCATTACCAGTATAGACCAGCTGGATGTAAAAAAATATGGTGTCATTGTGCGTCGGGGGGAACGCAGCGGTTTACTGCTGCCGGATTTAGAGGGAGTGGATACCCCCCAACAACAGGTGGGGATTGCCAAGCAAAAGGCAGGCATCGGACCAACGGAGGAGGTCCAGTTGGAGCGTTTTGAAGTGGTTAGGTATGTGTAA
- a CDS encoding N-acetylmuramoyl-L-alanine amidase family protein yields MTFIRALRVKKLYVVGFLALIILAVQLYKITVLKLEENHITAMSHVLANKIIVVDPGHGGRDPGKIGVSGVPEKEINLEVAKRLAMVLGQMGAAVILTRDTDIDLSDSSASGWHGKKRQDLSRRADIANERGADLFISIHCNAFTSPKEHGAQVFSHPDSQESKKLAECIQREMTTILGNTKRKAKQVDYYALSKTQMPAAIVEIGFVTNPKEDKLLQDPQYQSKVAWSIAAGIIKYYADEQPEGEKTPQDKNNEEILKTFKQHPGHYIPSP; encoded by the coding sequence GTGACATTTATTCGTGCCCTGAGGGTAAAAAAGCTCTATGTTGTTGGCTTCCTTGCCTTAATCATACTGGCTGTTCAACTCTACAAAATCACTGTGCTAAAACTGGAAGAAAACCATATTACAGCCATGTCCCATGTACTGGCCAATAAAATCATTGTGGTGGACCCGGGGCACGGTGGCAGGGACCCTGGCAAGATAGGTGTTAGTGGGGTGCCGGAGAAAGAAATTAATTTAGAGGTAGCTAAACGTCTGGCCATGGTACTGGGTCAAATGGGTGCGGCGGTTATCTTAACCCGGGATACAGACATAGATTTAAGTGATTCCTCAGCCTCGGGTTGGCACGGTAAAAAACGACAAGACCTCTCCCGCAGGGCAGATATAGCCAATGAAAGGGGTGCCGACCTCTTCATCAGTATTCACTGCAATGCCTTTACCAGTCCCAAGGAACATGGAGCACAGGTTTTTTCCCATCCGGACTCCCAGGAAAGTAAAAAATTAGCTGAGTGTATTCAAAGGGAAATGACCACTATCCTGGGCAACACCAAGAGAAAGGCCAAACAGGTAGATTACTACGCCTTAAGTAAAACCCAAATGCCAGCAGCCATTGTGGAAATTGGCTTTGTTACCAATCCTAAGGAAGACAAACTCCTGCAAGACCCCCAATACCAGAGTAAAGTAGCCTGGAGTATAGCCGCCGGTATTATAAAATATTATGCCGATGAACAGCCCGAGGGAGAAAAAACACCTCAGGATAAAAACAACGAAGAAATTCTCAAAACCTTTAAACAGCATCCCGGTCATTACATACCTTCGCCTTAA
- a CDS encoding aminotransferase class V-fold PLP-dependent enzyme, with the protein MVYFDSAATSWPKPPEVWQAMEHFIKKVGASPGRAGHRRTVEANAIVDEARQLLAKLFNIKDHERIIFTLNATDSLNLAIKGLLRPGDHVITSSMEHNSVTRPLYTLASYGVEVTKVACDGQGNICVRDIEDAIRPNTRAIVMTHASNVTGTIMPVEEVGRIAARHNIYFIMDAAQTAGLLDIDVEKLNISILTFPGHKSLFGPQGTGGLYIREGVELLTLREGGTGSGSETPTQPAMMPERYESGTLNAVGIAGLGAGVKFLLRVGMDKIREHEMKLTKRFLDGAANIKGLQIYGPPDIKQRVPVVSFRIEGYQAGEVGGRLDKEFDIACRAGLHCAPDAHHTLGTFKEKLVRFSFSYYNTAEEVDYALRALRQIAASRPTEISTLPVK; encoded by the coding sequence TTGGTTTATTTTGATTCCGCAGCAACTTCCTGGCCCAAACCACCGGAGGTATGGCAGGCCATGGAACATTTTATAAAAAAAGTAGGAGCCAGCCCCGGCCGAGCAGGACATAGAAGGACAGTGGAAGCCAATGCTATTGTGGATGAAGCCAGACAGTTACTGGCAAAGCTTTTTAATATTAAGGATCACGAGCGTATTATCTTTACATTAAATGCCACCGATTCCCTAAATCTAGCCATCAAAGGATTGCTGAGACCCGGGGATCATGTGATTACCAGTTCGATGGAACATAACTCAGTAACACGTCCGTTATATACCCTGGCTTCCTATGGGGTGGAAGTAACCAAGGTGGCCTGTGATGGTCAGGGGAATATTTGTGTTAGAGATATTGAGGACGCCATCAGGCCCAATACCAGGGCCATTGTCATGACCCATGCTTCCAATGTCACAGGCACCATCATGCCTGTGGAAGAGGTGGGCAGAATTGCCGCCAGGCATAATATTTACTTTATTATGGATGCGGCGCAGACAGCTGGTCTGTTAGACATTGATGTGGAGAAATTAAATATTAGCATCTTAACTTTTCCCGGTCATAAAAGCCTATTCGGGCCCCAGGGAACAGGGGGCCTTTATATCCGTGAGGGTGTAGAACTACTCACATTAAGGGAAGGCGGCACCGGCAGCGGTTCGGAAACACCCACCCAACCGGCCATGATGCCCGAACGTTATGAAAGTGGTACTCTCAATGCTGTTGGTATTGCTGGTTTAGGTGCCGGGGTTAAGTTCCTGCTAAGGGTGGGCATGGACAAGATCAGAGAGCATGAAATGAAATTAACTAAAAGGTTCCTGGACGGGGCGGCCAATATTAAGGGATTACAAATCTACGGGCCGCCAGATATCAAGCAAAGGGTACCGGTGGTTTCCTTCCGTATAGAAGGCTATCAGGCAGGGGAAGTGGGGGGAAGGCTGGATAAGGAATTTGACATTGCCTGTCGGGCAGGTTTACACTGTGCTCCCGATGCCCATCATACCCTGGGAACTTTTAAGGAAAAATTAGTGAGGTTTAGCTTTTCCTACTATAACACAGCGGAAGAGGTGGATTATGCTTTGCGGGCCTTAAGGCAAATTGCCGCTTCCCGGCCCACAGAAATTTCCACTTTGCCGGTGAAATAA
- a CDS encoding energy-coupling factor transporter transmembrane component T family protein, translating into MSFFSNITLGQYYPGNSFIHRLDPRAKLLAMPLIMAGILLAQGPIGYTVASLPPIVGYALAQVPLSALWRGMRLLWFFLIFSLALQALTYPGEPLWEWGIITISREGLLLGLRLIYRLALLVLTAMLLTTTTTPVNLTGAMERLLKPLKRLGVPVHELAMMMTIALRFVPTLLEEAEVVMKAQQARGGSFTSGSVEKRVRAATALLVPLLAGSLRRAEELAIAMEARCYRGDNGRTKLKQFQYNYQDYATLISLVAITIIVGLERWTNLL; encoded by the coding sequence GTGTCCTTTTTTTCCAATATTACACTGGGCCAATATTATCCTGGTAATTCATTTATACATCGGTTAGACCCCAGGGCAAAACTGCTGGCCATGCCCTTAATTATGGCAGGGATCTTGCTGGCACAAGGGCCAATAGGTTACACGGTGGCCAGCCTACCACCCATTGTTGGCTATGCCCTGGCGCAGGTTCCCCTCAGCGCTCTCTGGCGAGGGATGCGTTTGCTGTGGTTTTTTCTAATCTTTAGTCTGGCACTCCAGGCTCTAACCTATCCAGGGGAGCCACTGTGGGAATGGGGGATTATTACCATTAGTCGGGAAGGCTTGTTGCTGGGACTCAGGCTTATCTATCGTTTAGCCCTGCTTGTCCTGACGGCCATGCTACTAACTACCACCACTACACCGGTAAACCTGACAGGAGCCATGGAAAGACTTCTTAAGCCCCTAAAAAGATTGGGTGTACCGGTACATGAGTTAGCTATGATGATGACCATTGCCCTGCGCTTTGTACCTACCCTTCTAGAGGAGGCAGAGGTGGTCATGAAGGCCCAGCAGGCAAGGGGTGGTTCCTTTACCAGCGGTAGTGTGGAGAAAAGGGTAAGAGCCGCCACCGCTTTGTTAGTTCCCCTTTTGGCCGGGTCACTTAGACGGGCAGAGGAACTGGCCATTGCCATGGAAGCCCGTTGTTATAGAGGCGATAATGGTCGCACAAAATTAAAACAATTTCAATACAACTATCAGGATTATGCAACACTAATTAGCCTGGTAGCAATTACAATCATCGTAGGGCTGGAACGTTGGACGAATCTTTTATAA
- the rpsI gene encoding 30S ribosomal protein S9 — protein MAQVQFYGTGRRKNAVARVYLVPGEGQISVNNKQVLEYFGRKTLDMVVRQPLELTNTAGRFDVIVKVAGGGVSGQAGAVRHGLARALVQADPNLRPVLKRAGFLTRDPRMKERRKYGLKKARRAPQFSKR, from the coding sequence GTGGCTCAAGTACAATTTTACGGAACTGGTCGTCGTAAAAACGCAGTAGCCAGAGTTTATCTGGTCCCCGGTGAAGGCCAGATTTCCGTAAACAATAAACAGGTATTGGAATATTTTGGTCGCAAGACCTTAGACATGGTTGTTCGTCAACCTTTAGAACTTACTAATACTGCCGGTCGTTTTGACGTAATTGTTAAAGTTGCCGGTGGCGGCGTAAGCGGTCAAGCTGGCGCTGTGAGACACGGTTTAGCCCGTGCCCTGGTGCAAGCAGACCCCAACCTGCGTCCTGTATTAAAGCGTGCTGGTTTCTTAACCCGTGACCCACGGATGAAAGAACGTCGTAAGTACGGTCTCAAGAAAGCTCGTCGCGCTCCTCAATTCTCCAAACGTTAA
- a CDS encoding EscU/YscU/HrcU family type III secretion system export apparatus switch protein has product MKEKRTTPRKKEPLAAALRYRHGKDQAPTVVAVGQGTMAKTIEKLAKEHNIPLYQDANLAQTLVELGLGVEIPPQLYEAVAKILVHVAALDETIKQPLKK; this is encoded by the coding sequence ATGAAAGAAAAGAGAACTACCCCCAGAAAAAAAGAGCCGCTGGCCGCAGCCCTGCGTTACCGCCACGGGAAGGATCAGGCACCTACCGTGGTAGCTGTAGGTCAAGGGACCATGGCCAAAACCATAGAAAAACTGGCCAAGGAACATAATATTCCTCTCTATCAGGACGCCAACCTGGCCCAAACCTTGGTGGAACTGGGCCTAGGGGTAGAAATTCCTCCCCAGTTATATGAAGCTGTGGCCAAGATATTAGTCCACGTAGCCGCTCTGGATGAGACAATTAAACAGCCGTTAAAAAAGTGA
- the amrS gene encoding AmmeMemoRadiSam system radical SAM enzyme: MKEAMFWQKKENGLVFCELCPKGCSIREGQKGFCRVRENQGGVLYTLNYGQVSSYALDPMEKKPLYHFYPNTLILSLGTVGCNLRCGFCQNWQIAQGNPQTLELTPARAVALAQEQRDRGLPCTGIAYTYSEPFMWYEFVYDTARLAHQAGLKNVLVTNGYVREEPLRQILPYIDAMNIDVKGFTDSYYKDNCAGQLAPVLKTVEIASQACHVEITTLLVPGLNDSAEEVQQLVDWLADLDKNIPLHFTRYFPNYKFTLPPTPVATMQRAYALAKKKLSHVHLGNL; this comes from the coding sequence GTGAAGGAAGCAATGTTCTGGCAGAAAAAAGAAAACGGCCTGGTTTTTTGTGAGTTGTGCCCCAAGGGGTGCAGTATACGGGAAGGTCAGAAGGGATTTTGTCGGGTAAGGGAGAACCAGGGGGGCGTTCTTTATACCCTAAACTATGGTCAAGTATCCTCCTATGCCCTGGACCCCATGGAAAAAAAGCCCCTATACCATTTCTATCCCAACACCTTGATTCTCTCCCTGGGCACCGTGGGTTGTAATTTGCGCTGCGGGTTTTGTCAGAACTGGCAGATTGCCCAGGGAAATCCCCAGACCTTAGAATTAACGCCAGCCAGGGCGGTGGCTCTGGCCCAGGAACAGAGGGATAGAGGCTTACCCTGTACGGGCATTGCCTACACCTACTCCGAACCCTTTATGTGGTACGAGTTTGTTTATGATACCGCCCGCCTGGCCCACCAGGCAGGGCTGAAAAATGTACTGGTGACCAATGGCTATGTGCGGGAGGAGCCCCTCAGACAAATCCTCCCCTATATCGATGCCATGAATATAGATGTTAAGGGCTTTACCGATAGCTATTATAAAGATAACTGTGCGGGGCAGTTAGCTCCGGTATTAAAAACGGTAGAAATAGCCAGCCAGGCCTGCCATGTGGAAATTACCACCCTGCTGGTACCAGGGCTAAATGATTCGGCAGAGGAAGTGCAGCAACTGGTGGATTGGCTGGCCGATCTGGATAAAAATATACCGCTGCATTTTACCCGTTACTTTCCCAACTATAAATTCACCTTACCTCCCACACCGGTAGCCACCATGCAACGGGCCTATGCCTTGGCCAAAAAGAAACTAAGCCATGTACACCTGGGAAATTTATAA
- a CDS encoding LysE family transporter, with amino-acid sequence MDIFAIFISSFVIGFSGAMMPGPLLTVAIAQSARRGFIAGPLLILGHVLLELLLVVALLLGLAEFLTKPSVGNVIALVGGVVLLYLGYGMARDAYLGKLTLNMPGEGKTEQREITGVSSGVQLMLTGAVVSLSNPYWSLWWATIGLGYITLSLKEGPLGLGLFFTGHALSDIIWYCAVAGAVVAGRKVLSPQVYRAILLVCGIFLIFLGGMFIYRGFTGV; translated from the coding sequence GTGGACATATTTGCCATTTTTATTTCATCCTTTGTCATTGGCTTCTCCGGAGCTATGATGCCCGGACCGCTTTTAACGGTGGCCATTGCCCAGAGCGCCAGACGAGGTTTTATTGCCGGCCCTTTGCTAATTTTGGGGCATGTATTACTGGAATTACTGCTAGTGGTGGCACTGCTTCTGGGGTTGGCAGAATTTTTAACCAAGCCCTCCGTGGGCAATGTAATAGCCCTTGTGGGGGGAGTGGTGCTGCTTTACCTGGGCTATGGCATGGCCAGGGATGCCTATTTGGGCAAGCTAACCTTAAATATGCCCGGCGAAGGTAAGACAGAACAAAGGGAAATTACCGGCGTAAGCAGTGGTGTGCAACTGATGCTTACCGGTGCAGTGGTCAGCCTTTCCAATCCTTACTGGTCCCTCTGGTGGGCCACCATAGGTTTGGGTTATATCACCCTCTCCTTAAAGGAAGGCCCCCTGGGTCTGGGGTTATTTTTCACCGGACATGCCCTGTCAGATATTATCTGGTATTGCGCTGTGGCCGGAGCGGTGGTGGCCGGACGTAAAGTATTAAGTCCCCAAGTTTACCGGGCGATACTCTTGGTTTGCGGCATATTTCTTATATTCCTGGGAGGTATGTTTATTTATCGCGGCTTTACCGGGGTATGA